A stretch of Episyrphus balteatus chromosome 2, idEpiBalt1.1, whole genome shotgun sequence DNA encodes these proteins:
- the LOC129912068 gene encoding glycine-rich selenoprotein-like: MVYIGRDGQVLERRPWSIERVIGIFTSFFGFVLAFFRTLLAPLLDAQNNAGRNWGSGGGGGGGGGGGGGGPGRGNGPRPNRRIGRIMTIPDCTVPGGG; encoded by the exons ATGGTGTATATTGGAAGAG ATGGTCAAGTGCTGGAGCGACGACCTTGGTCCATAGAACGAGTGATTGGCATCTTCACCAGCTTTTTTGGCTTTGTTCTGGCATT TTTCCGAACATTATTAGCTCCATTGCTTGATGCCCAAAACAATGCTGGACGCAATTGGGGAAGTGGCGGCGGTGGTGGTGGAGGAGGTGGCGGCGGTGGAGGTGGCCCCGGCCGTGGAAATGGACCCAGACCAAATAGAAGAATAGGTCGAATTATGACCATTCCTGATTGTACCGTTCCTGGAGGTGGATGA